CCGCGATGGTCTTACGACGGTCGCCTTGAAATCGGAAGGGGGCTCCCCCAATGAAGTCGGTGCTGGTGATGCTGGCGCACCAATATTTTTCAATGTGTTCACAGATCAGTTCGGTGCCGACGAAGTGGGACACGAACGGACGTTTGCGATGGTGGTACATCGAGTCGGTCATGTCGCGCATCAGGACGACGTTTTGCCCCTGAGCCACCATTTGGCGGATGGCAAACGGACGTCCGAGCACGCACATGTTCTCATGCACGCCCATGACAATGACATTGGTGATCCCCCGTTGGCGCATCAGGTAGAACGCTTCGGCCGAATCCGTGATGGCATCCCCATCCATGATCTCAAGCGTAGCGTGCTGTCGCGTCCACGCTCGATAGCCCGGGCAATCGGGACATCCGTCGCAGCCTTCATCCGAGTCATCGATCGGGAGCGGAGGTTCTTTCGCGCCTTGCAGGGAGCACCAACCCTGAAGCGGAACCTTCGTCTCCACCTTGGGGGCGGATTGAGCGAGCTTCCGTCCCGGGTGATCTTGGTAGAATCCCATGGTGTCGCTGGGGCAATGGATAATGAACACGCCCTGGTCGCGCGCGGACTTGACCACCCGGTTCATGACCGGCGCGAGTTCGCCCACCCGCTCAGTGGCGTCGGGACACCAGTGTTTGTCCCACATGTCGCAAATCACGAGAGCTGTCCGTTTCGCATCCCACTGCACCTGCTGGTGCTGAACTCGGAACTCCCCGCTTCCCGGGCTGGTTTCCGCTCGGGAGCGGGTGTTTAACTGCAGCGAGCCTGCCTGGGCCACAGACACCGCAGAAAGTCCGCCGACCAGGAGCAGGGTGCGGAAGACGGCTCGTAAAATGCGCATGGGTAATGGGAGGTTAGTTGATGGCCTGGATCTGACGCGACGAAACCGAGTTTTCTTCAGCCTCACAGATTTCAAGGGCGACAATTCCTTCCTCAGCGGTGACCCGGCTCAAGGGCTGGTTCTCCCGAATGCAGTCGACAATATGTTGGATCTCACCGGCATAGCCATCGGGACCCTCGGGGTTCAAGACTTGGGGCTCCCGGCCAACTTCAAATAGCTTTAAGGCCTGCGCTCCCCGGGAGAGATCGTAGTCAGCGGTGGCTTTCTCGAAAATGACCGTGTAGGCCATGTTGAATCCGAAGCCGGGAGTCATCGCCCAGCTGCCCTCGGCTGAGACTTGGGGGCCGGCGAACGTGTCGTATTGGTATTGGGTGAGAACATGATCGATCGCGCCACTGACCTTGGAGAACCCGGTCGAGAAGACCGAGCGGGGGCGTCCGAAGCAGTAATGAACGAAATCCACATCATGGATATGGAGGTCAAAGAGAGCCCCACCCGATTTTTGGCCATCGAGGAAGCTGCTCTGGCCCCATCCTGGGGGCTGGGCCACGCGACGGAAGTGCGCGCTTTGGACTTTGCCATAGCGTTTCTGGTCGATGGTCTGCTTGAGCCAATTCCAAGTGGGGAAGAACCGCAGGCACATGGCGGGCATGAGCAGTCGGTTGTTTCGCCGGGCGACATCCACCATTTCACGGGCTTGGGCGGAGGTGCGGGCCAGGGGTTTTTCGCACAACACATGTTTGCCGGCCTCGAGCGCGGCGATGACGAGGTCGTAGTGCGCGTGGGTTGGTGCGCAGATGTCGACAAGATGTAGATGGGGATCGCTGAGGAACACCTTGGGATCGCGGTGGGTTTGGACTCCCGTCATGTCCCATCGCAGCACCTCCTGTCCCGGCATGTTACCCGCGACCGACGAGAAATCGCCATCCAGATGTTTACCGCTGGGATTGCACAGCGACGTGACCTGAGCCCCTGTGACACTCTTCAACGCCTTGAGATGCGTTGCCGCCATATAACCTAACCCGATGACACCTACGTTGATCATCTGGACATTAAAGAGGTTTTTTGGGGCGGAGGGAAGAGGGGATACGGGGGGAAGGATTTTAGATTTGCGATTTTGGATTTTGGATTATTCCGAGTGACGGCGTTGAACGATGAGGGGAGCAATTGGTTTTGTTGGAGAAAGGAGGTGGCACCCCTCAGGGGTGCGGGGTTATTGGGCCGGGAACCGGTGGTCGATGCGAGGCATCGACCACCGGCTAATCTCTGGCAACCCTGCCGGGTTTGACTGGAAGCTGCGGGGTTTCGACCCCCGCGGGGTCGTAGAGATTAGCCGGGCGATCGCAGATCCCCGGAACCGATCCGCAGAATGCGGAGCATCGCGCAGCGATGCCACGCGTTGGGCTGGTGAAGGTGGCACCCCATCCGGGGTGCGGTGTTGTGGGGCCGTGAACCGGTGGTCTATGCAAGGCATCGACCACCGGCTAAGCTCTGGCAACCCTGCCGGGTTGACGTGAAGCGGTCCGGCCTCGACCCCCGCGGGGTCGTAGAGATTAGCCGGGTGATCGCAGATCCCCGGAACCCACGCGCAAAACCCAGAGCATCGCGCAGCGATGCCACGACGTGCGGGGAGTATAGCGCCCGCAATCTACCTCAAAACAGGATCGCTTTCGCCATTGCTTTCCTGCCCTGGCTCGCCAAATTTCGGCCCCGGGAGACGGTTAAGGAGCCGAACCCCATTCAATCAACATTCATGATTAGAGAATTCGTATGCCTTCAATCTATCTGAGTCTTCACTGCCACGTCGTTTTTTCCACTAAACATCGGGCTCGGCTCATCACACCAGATTGGCGAGATGGGTTTCATCGATACATGGGTGGGACGATTCGGGGCCTGGGAGCGATCCCTGAGAGCATTGGGGGCGTGGAGGATCATGTGCACGTGCTGCTCGGGCTCCGAGCCACGCACGGGTTGTCCGATTTCATGCGCGAGTTGAAGAAGGCCACATCCGTCTGGGCCGTGAAGAAACACGATGACACCTTTGGATGGCAGGATGGGTATGCGGCATTCAGTGTCAGCTACACCCACCTTCCGAGTGTCAAAACGTACATCGAAAACCAGGTGGAGCATCACCGCCATTGTACCTTCGGAGATGAATTGAAGCGATTGATGGAGAAAAACGGTGTGCAGTTCGACCCGCAAGATCTGGAGTAACCGCGGAGTGGCACACCCTTCGGGGTGCGGTGCTTTGGGGCCAGGAACCGGTGGTCTACGCGGGGCGTTGACCACCGGCTAATCTCTGGCAACCCTGCCGGGTTGACCGGAAGCGGCGGGTCCTCGACCCCCGCGGGGTCGCAGAGATTAGCCGGGCGATCGCAGATCCCCGGAACCGATCCGCAGAATGCGGAGCATCGCGCAGCGATGCCACGAGTCGGGACGGGTGAGGTGGCACCCCATCCGGGGTGCGGCATTGGGGGGGCATGAACCGGAGGTCTACGCGAGGCGTCGACCTCCGGCTAATCTCTGGCAACCCTAGCGGGTTGACGTGAAACGGTCCGGCCTCGACCCCCGCGGGGTCGCAGAGATTAGCCGGGTGATCGCAGATCCCCGGAACCGATCCGCAGAATGCGGAGCATCGCGCAGCGATGCCACGGGTCGGGACGGGTGAGGTGGCACCCCATCCGGGGTGCAATGCCGTGGGGCCGCGAACCGGTGATCGATGCGAGGCATCGACCACCGGCTAATCTCTGGCAACCCTGCCGGGTTGACCGGAAGCGGCGGGTCCTCGACCCCCGCGGGGTCGTAGAGATTAGCCGGGCGATCGCAGATCCCCGGAACCAATCCGCAGAATGCGGAGCATCGCGCAGCGATGCCACGAGTCGGGACGGGTGAGGTGGCACCCCATCCGGGGTGCGGCATTGGGGGGGCATGAACCGGTGGTCGATGCGAGGCGTCGACCTCCGGCTGATCTCTGGCAACCCTAGCGGGTTGACGTGAAACGGTCCGGCCTCGACCCCCGCGGGGTCGCAGAGATTAGCCGGGCGATCGCAGATCCCCGGAACCGATCCGCAGAATGCGGAGCATCGCGCAGCGATGCCACGTCCCGGGACGATCTAACGTGAACCCGCCAGGATATTCCCTAGAAGCCGCGGCCTCGACGAAGGGGCCAACAATCCCTGGTCGCCCGTCCCGAACGGCGATTCGAATCGCCAGGCCCACAGGCTGCCATCGCCCGCCAACGTGAGGATTTCCCTCCCCACAGAAGCGAGCGCCACCCAATCGGAATGAATTCCCACCTGCTTCGCCTTGGCTGATTCGGGTGCTTCGACCGGCGATTTGGGAAAACGCCATTTCCACAGAGTTCCATCCGCTCTCAACGAAATCAAGGTCCCTCGGTCTCCTCCGCTAGCGACATCGATCCAATGGCTTTTCGTCTCCCCATCGATGGGAATGTTCGCTGGCTTGTAACTCCACCGGCGGCCATTGTGGGAACTTTGCCACGCCGCCACAATCTCGAGT
The DNA window shown above is from Verrucomicrobiales bacterium and carries:
- the tnpA gene encoding IS200/IS605 family transposase; translation: MPSIYLSLHCHVVFSTKHRARLITPDWRDGFHRYMGGTIRGLGAIPESIGGVEDHVHVLLGLRATHGLSDFMRELKKATSVWAVKKHDDTFGWQDGYAAFSVSYTHLPSVKTYIENQVEHHRHCTFGDELKRLMEKNGVQFDPQDLE
- a CDS encoding Gfo/Idh/MocA family oxidoreductase, with protein sequence MINVGVIGLGYMAATHLKALKSVTGAQVTSLCNPSGKHLDGDFSSVAGNMPGQEVLRWDMTGVQTHRDPKVFLSDPHLHLVDICAPTHAHYDLVIAALEAGKHVLCEKPLARTSAQAREMVDVARRNNRLLMPAMCLRFFPTWNWLKQTIDQKRYGKVQSAHFRRVAQPPGWGQSSFLDGQKSGGALFDLHIHDVDFVHYCFGRPRSVFSTGFSKVSGAIDHVLTQYQYDTFAGPQVSAEGSWAMTPGFGFNMAYTVIFEKATADYDLSRGAQALKLFEVGREPQVLNPEGPDGYAGEIQHIVDCIRENQPLSRVTAEEGIVALEICEAEENSVSSRQIQAIN